The Pyxidicoccus trucidator genome segment GCCCTGGTGCTGGCGCTCGGCGCCCCCGCGGCCCACGCACAGACCTCCAAGCCGGCGAAGCAGCCCGGGCCCGCGGCCAAGGCGCCCCCTGACCTCACGTCCGACGATGCGAAGACCATCTACGCGCTCGGCGTGTCCGTCGGCCGGGACCTCTCCAGCTTCGCCCTGACCCCCGAGGAGGTCCAGATCCTCCAGAAAGGCATCGCCGACAGCATCGCCGGCACCGCGCCCGCGGTGGACCCGAAGGAGTACGGGCCGAAGATCCAGGCACTCGGGAAGGGCAGGCAGGCGCAGGCCAGCGCGGCCATGCTGGTGCGCGCCGAGAAGGAGTCCGGTGCGGTGAAGCTCCCGTCCGGCGTCATCTACCACGAGGTGCAGGCCGGCACCGGCCGCAGCCCGCGCCCCACGGACACCGTCAAGGTCCACTACGAGGGCCGGCTGGTGGATGGCACCGTGTTCGACAGCTCGGCCCGGCGTGGCATCCCCGTGGAGTTCCCCCTCAACGGCGTCATCCCCTGCTGGACCCAGGGTGTCGCGAAGATGAAGATCGGCGGCAAGGCGAAGCTCACCTGCCCCGGAAGCACGGCCTACGGCGAGCGCCCGCCCCCGGGCTCGCGCATCCCGCCCAACGCCGTCCTCGTCTTCGACGTGGAGCTGGTGGAC includes the following:
- a CDS encoding FKBP-type peptidyl-prolyl cis-trans isomerase — its product is MRSMWMAALVLALGAPAAHAQTSKPAKQPGPAAKAPPDLTSDDAKTIYALGVSVGRDLSSFALTPEEVQILQKGIADSIAGTAPAVDPKEYGPKIQALGKGRQAQASAAMLVRAEKESGAVKLPSGVIYHEVQAGTGRSPRPTDTVKVHYEGRLVDGTVFDSSARRGIPVEFPLNGVIPCWTQGVAKMKIGGKAKLTCPGSTAYGERPPPGSRIPPNAVLVFDVELVDIPGDTSKQ